The sequence below is a genomic window from Venturia canescens isolate UGA chromosome 9, ASM1945775v1, whole genome shotgun sequence.
CGATCCTGGACTTGTGCCTCAATTTGTGAGGAAGACTGTTGTTCGCGGAGATGCTTTGGGAGGGGATTATTTGGGTGCTCTCGTCGCCGCTGCCCGAGGACAACTCGAAGGGGGACTGGGGCCGTCGGCCACGGGAAAGGTTGAGGGCGCTCGTCGTGTCGAAATGCATCGCTGGATGGTGCGTGTAAGGGTATTGGAAACTCTCGGTTTCCGGGTACGCCGAAGTCTCAGGGACGTAAAGCTGGGCCGGCGATCTCGGGGATCGCGCACCGCTCACCGGCTGGTGAATCACGGAGGTGTGCACCGGACTCGGGCTCCTCGCGTATATCAGGGACGCCGATGCTGGCAATTTTGCTCTCTTCACACTCAGCGCCGGCTCGGATGGCAACGCGGCTAACACGTGCTCGGTGCTGATAACGTTCTCACCGCAAATACCGAACTTCTCTCTAATCGCGTCCAACTGGGCCTTCAAAATGTGATTCTCCTTGCTCAATTCCATAACCCTCTGCTCCAAAACCATGTCGTTGAAGCGCCTCTTTTCTCGCGATCTTTTCGCAGCCTCGTTGTTCCTCCTACGACGGTCCCAATAACTGTCGTCTTTTTTGTTGTCCGGAATAAATTCCCGTTGCTTGCGTTGCGAAAAGAGCTCTTTCCGGATGTCGAAGTTCTGGGGATACGAGTCCGAGTGATTTGACTGTGTGTCGTGGTGGAGCTcgtgctgctgttgctgctgctgctgttgctgctgctgctgctgctgatgATGCTGCTGCTGGTGCTGATGCTGttgatgctgctgctgctgctgttgctgttgttgctgatgctggtgctgctgttgctgcggAGGCGGCCCATGGTGCGAGGGGTGCGTCAACGTTGGCATCGGTCCGTGAGCGTCGTGGCCGTTGTGACCGTGGTTGCCACCACCGTGACCTGCGTGTGCCATCGTGTGGCTCACCGGCATGTTCCCGTTCAAACAGGCCGTTTCACCGTTGATGGGCGATCCACTCTGACGGGCGACAAACTCTGCCACCATAATTCGTCCTCTTAGAACATCTGGAATCATAAGAATTCACGAAATGCGTTAATCCTCGTCATTTCATTGGTCAATGTTACGGAAAGCATTCCTTAACCCTACAAATATCGCATGGAGCCGACaaaagaaatgaagctttGAGGCAAACGcgtgagaaattcatgaaaatccttttttcctcgtagCGTTCAGTCTTCTGACTCAACGAGGTGGGTTCCGTGAACGAAGCAGGAAGCGGGaagcaaaaaattctcgattcCCGCTCGCTCGTTGCAGCCTGAAATTCGTATATGGAAAGAGCTCGCCGCGCGATTATTCATTTAGTGGCAAAACTGACGAAACAAGTGGCGAAGGTCGAACGCCGGGCGCGAGCAGATTTTCCTGCAGCATCGGGGCTCGGGGATTTTTACGACAAAGAGTGGATTCGCACAGGACAGACTTTCGCGAATAAATCGTCTGCGAGGGACGTTTATCGAGGCACGTGAAGAAACGAGAAGGTCGAGTACGtcggaatagaaaaaaaatcaaatgatttGAAGAATGGACGATGCGTGCGCGCGCTCGTTCGTATGCTCGCGGGGCACACGACGATCGCGCCACTGAGAATCAGGAACGAGGAAATCGTTTTCGCTTTTCATGGGAATATACCGCGAGCATGCCATTTATAGTGCGCGCGTTTGTGCGAACGACCTCGTGGAAATTTACGGGCGCTTATGCCAGTCCACCAGTTCCTTCGGACAAAGATACACGCGCGTGTGCGTCTATTGCGGATTAATGAGCGAGAATCGTGCCACGGTCGCGTACCTCTCTTGACGGACTATCGACTGCTGCTCTCTTCCTGCGACGCGCATCAACGGAATGTTCGCTTTAAGCGAGCAACGACAATGAAAACCGCCGCGAATACTCTGCATCGGATCTCGTCACCCGAGCGTGCGAGCAAGCAGAGACTGCGCGGAGGGCTTTGGAGTTTTCATCGATTCTGCAATCCGCTTATTTACTTGGGAGCAAACGGCATCGAGGGTCgggatcgatgaaaattggtcGACAAG
It includes:
- the LOC122416643 gene encoding probable serine/threonine-protein kinase yakA → MVAEFVARQSGSPINGETACLNGNMPVSHTMAHAGHGGGNHGHNGHDAHGPMPTLTHPSHHGPPPQQQQHQHQQQQQQQQQQHQQHQHQQQHHQQQQQQQQQQQQQQHELHHDTQSNHSDSYPQNFDIRKELFSQRKQREFIPDNKKDDSYWDRRRRNNEAAKRSREKRRFNDMVLEQRVMELSKENHILKAQLDAIREKFGICGENVISTEHVLAALPSEPALSVKRAKLPASASLIYARSPSPVHTSVIHQPVSGARSPRSPAQLYVPETSAYPETESFQYPYTHHPAMHFDTTSALNLSRGRRPQSPFELSSGSGDESTQIIPSQSISANNSLPHKLRHKSRIGDKDAASALLALQGIKQEPGPRASPPWDNEGSSDERDSGISLGNEWTGPSVQPVPETKQEVQSRLNRLASEVASLQSILLHGKPVDSVVTSQPIASNATNSSISVNGINHVLP